One part of the Glycine max cultivar Williams 82 chromosome 14, Glycine_max_v4.0, whole genome shotgun sequence genome encodes these proteins:
- the LOC100779441 gene encoding uncharacterized protein, translating to MDFELRRAREKLEKEQRERKERARLKLQKEKKAKEEAQKQKEAIEAVQRSRRIDAAQAQLKAARQMQESLLAGRGIVFYRLLEAFFCEGGGDKIKLPPSCFAELSEQGTFDKRQGPLYFQLSLVHEESTSSIQTTDKVKQGRTTHSGVLEFTADEGSVGLPPHVWNNLFSEGTPKPPLVEVRYVWLPKGTYAKLQPEKVGFSDLPNHKAILETCLRQHATLSQGDILTVNYGQLAYELRVLELKPSSSVSVLETDIEVDIVDPDTSSQKTDGHVLMPLEFGMPQIGTIEEGKFVYYKFSIDNVIWEQLSPGNSCVEVKLESETDGGDTDIFISRHPVIFPTRHRHEWSSHDIGSKTLILSSNDKNMGAGTYSIGVYGFKGITNYKISVMVQDNFNQNVGQQASSSMSSMELDTEQCRNCKHYIPGRTIALHEAYCSRHNVVCQHAGCGVVLRIEESKNHIHCDRCGQAFQLAELEKHMKVFHEPLHCPCGIILEKEQMVEHQASVCPLRLITCRFCGDMVQAGRSAMDVRDRLRGLSEHESICGSRTAPCDSCGRSVMLKDMDIHQIAVHQSG from the exons ATGGATTTTGAACTGAGAAGAGCGAGAGAGAAGCTAGAGAAAGAGCAGAGGGAGAGGAAGGAAAGAGCAAGACTGAAACTTCAGAAGGAAAAGAAGGCCAAAGAAGAGGCTCAGAAGCAAAAGGAAGCCATCGAAGCTGTTCAAAGATCTCGTCGTATTGATGCCGCTCAAGCTCAACTCAAG GCTGCCCGACAGATGCAAGAAAGCCTACTTGCTGGCAGAGGAATAGTCTTTTACCGACTACTAGAGGCTTTTTTTTGTGAAGGCGGTGGAGATAAGATCAAGCTACCTCCTTCTTGCTTTGCAGAACTGTCTGAGCAGGGTACTTTTGATAAGAGACAGGGACCCTTATACTTTCAGTTGTCGTTAGTTCATGAAGAAAGCACTTCAAGCATCCAAACTACTGATAAAGTGAAACAGGGGAGGACCACCCATTCTGGAGTTTTAGAATTCACTGCTGATGAAGGTTCAGTGGGTCTTCCTCCTCATGTATGGAATAATTTGTTTTCTGAAGGCACTCCAAAACCTCCCTTAGTTGAAGTCCGCTATGTTTGGCTTCCAAAAGGGACATATGCAAAACTTCAACCTGAGAAAGTAGGATTTTCCGACTTGCCCAATCATAAGGCTATCCTCGAAACATGTCTTCGGCAGCATGCTACTCTTTCTCAAGGTGACATTTTAACTGTAAACTATGGACAACTTGCTTACGAATTAAGGGTCCTTGAGTTAAAACCTTCTTCAAGTGTATCTGTTTTAGAAACGGATATTGAAGTTGACATAGTTGATCCTGATACATCTTCACAAAAGACAGATGGGCATGTTTTAATGCCACTTGAATTCGGAATGCCACAAATTGGAACAATAGAAGAAGGAAAGTTTGTCTATTACAAATTTTCCATAGACAATGTCATTTGGGAGCAACTCTCTCCTGGGAATTCTTGTGTTGAAGTAAAATTAGAATCAGAGACAGATGGGGGGGACACTGATATTTTCATCTCCAGACATCCTGTCATATTTCCTACACGACACCGGCATGAGTGGTCTTCTCATGATATTGGCTCAAAGACTTTGATTCTTAGCTCTAATGATAAAAACATGGGTGCAGGGACTTACAGCATTGGTGTATATGGCTTCAAGGGAATTACTAACTATAAAATATCAGTCATGGTCCAGGATAATTTCAACCAAAATGTTGGTCAGCAAGCATCATCTTCCATGTCATCTATGGAACTGGATACCGAACAATGTAGGAACTGCAAGCATTATATACCCGGCAGGACTATTGCACTACATGAAGCTTACTGTAGCAGGCACAATGTTGTCTGTCAGCATGCAGGCTGTGGAGTGGTTCTTAGGATTGAGGAGTCCAAGAACCACATTCACTGTGACAGGTGTGGTCAGGCTTTCCAGCTGGCAGAATTAGAAAAGCACATGAAAGTTTTTCACGAGCCACTTCACTGCCCTTGTGGAATAATCCTTGAGAAAGAGCAAATG GTGGAGCATCAAGCTTCAGTTTGCCCCCTGCGTCTAATTACATGCCGGTTCTGTGGTGATATGGTTCAAGCTGGGAGGTCTGCCATGGACGTCCGTGACAGATTAAGAGGATTGTCTGAGCATGAGAGTATTTGTGGTTCTAGGACTGCCCCATGTGATTCCTGTGGGCGTTCTGTGATGTTGAAGGACATGGATATTCACCAGATTGCTGTTCATCAAAGTGgctaa
- the NFR1B gene encoding lysM domain receptor-like kinase 3, translating into MELKKWLLFFLLLEYVCCNAESKCVKGCDVALASYYVSPGYLLLENITRLMESIVLSNSDVIIYNKDKIFNENVLAFSRLNIPFPCGCIDGEFLGHVFEYSASAGDTYDSIAKVTYANLTTVELLRRFNSYDQNGIPANATVNVTVNCSCGNSQVSKDYGLFITYLLRPGNNLHDIANEARLDAQLLQSYNPGVNFSKESGDIVFIPGKDQHGDYVPLYPRKTGLATSASVGIPIAGICVLLLVICIYVKYFQKKEGEKAKLATENSMAFSTQDVSGSAEYETSGSSGTASTSATGLTGIMVAKSMEFSYQELAKATNNFSLENKIGQGGFGIVYYAELRGEKTAIKKMDVQASTEFLCELKVLTHVHHLNLVRLIGYCVEGSLFLVYEYIDNGNLGQYLHGTGKDPFLWSSRVQIALDSARGLEYIHEHTVPVYIHRDVKSANILIDKNFRGKVADFGLTKLIEVGGSTLQTRLVGTFGYMPPEYAQYGDISPKVDVYAFGVVLYELISAKNAVLKTVESVAESKGLVALFEEALNQSNPSESIRKLVDPRLGENYPIDSVLKIAQLGRACTRDNPLLRPSMRSIVVALLTLSSPTEDCYDDTSYENQTLINLLSVR; encoded by the exons ATGGAACTCAAAAAATGGTTACTGTTCTTTTTGTTGCTGGAGTATGTTTGTTGCAATGCGGAGTCTAAGTGTGTGAAGGGATGTGATGTAGCTTTAGCTTCATACTATGTTAGTCCAGGGTATTTACTCTTGGAAAATATAACGCGCTTGATGGAATCAATTGTTCTGTCCAATTCTGATGTTATAATCTACAACAAAGACAAAATATTCAATGAAAATGTGCTAGCATTTTCCAGACTCAATATTCCATTCCCCTGTGGCTGTATCGATGGTGAGTTTCTGGGGCATGTGTTTGAGTACTCAGCTTCTGCAGGTGACACCTATGATTCGATTGCGAAAGTGACATATGCCAATCTCACCACTGTTGAGCTTTTGCGGAGGTTCAACAGTTATGATCAAAATGGTATACCTGCAAATGCCACGGTTAATGTCACGGTCAATTGTTCTTGTGGGAACAGCCAGGTTTCAAAAGATTATGGGCTGTTTATTACCTATCTACTCAGGCCTGGGAATAATTTGCATGATATTGCCAACGAGGCTCGCCTTGATGCACAGTTGCTACAGAGTTACAATCCTGGTGTCAATTTCAGCAAAGAGAGTGGGGATATTGTTTTCATTCCAGGAAAAG ATCAACATGGAGATTATGTTCCCTTGTACCCTAG AAAAACAG GTCTTGCTACGAGTGCTTCAGTTGGAATACCAATAGCAGGAATATGCGTTCTTCTattagtaatttgcatatatgtCAAGTACTTCCAGAAGAAGGAAGGAGAGAAAGCTAAATTGGCAACAGAAAATTCTATGGCGTTTTCAACTCAAGATG TCTCTGGAAGTGCAGAATATGAAACTTCAGGATCCAGTGGGACTGCTAGTACTAGTGCAACTGGCCTTACAGGCATTATGGTGGCAAAATCAATGGAGTTCTCATATCAAGAACTAGCCAAGGCTACAAATAACTTCAGCTTGGAGAATAAAATTGGTCAAGGTGGATTTGGAATTGTCTATTATGCAGAACTGAGAGGCGAG AAAACTGCAATCAAGAAGATGGACGTGCAAGCATCAACAGAATTTCTTTGCGAGTTGAAGGTCTTAACTCATGTTCATCACTTGAATCTG GTGCGCTTGATTGGATATTGTGTTGAGGGGTCTCTTTTCCTTGTATATGAATATATTGACAATGGAAACTTAGGCCAATATTTGCATGGTACAG GGAAAGATCCTTTCCTATGGTCTAGCCGAGTGCAAATTGCACTAGATTCAGCAAGAGGCCTTGAATATATTCACGAGCACACTGTGCCAGTGTATATCCATCGTGATGTAAAATCtgcaaatatattaatagaCAAAAACTTCCGTGGAAAG GTTGCAGATTTTGGTTTGACCAAACTTATTGAAGTTGGAGGTTCCACACTTCAAACTCGTCTTGTGGGAACATTTGGATACATGCCACCAGA ATATGCTCAATATGGTGACATTTCTCCAAAAGTAGATGTATATGCTTTTGGAGTTGTTCTTTATGAACTTATTTCTGCAAAGAATGCTGTCCTAAAGACAGTAGAATCTGTTGCTGAATCAAAGGGCCTTGTAGCTTTG TTTGAAGAAGCACTTAATCAGAGTAATCCTTCAGAAAGTATTCGCAAACTGGTGGATCCTAGGCTTGGAGAAAACTATCCAATCGATTCAGTTCTCAAG ATTGCTCAACTTGGGAGAGCTTGTACAAGAGATAACCCACTACTACGCCCGAGTATGAGGTCTATAGTTGTTGCTCTCTTGACACTTTCATCACCTACTGAGGATTGCTATGATGACACTTCCTACGAAAATCAGACTCTCATAAATCTACTGTCTGTGAGATGA